The segment TGAGGAGATCTGTTGTTCAGCTAGCTGAACAACAACCTGCCCTTGAGATGTAAATTTAAGAGCATTGCCAATCAGGTTGGTGAACACTCGCCGTAGCTCTAAGCGATCGCCCCTAACTTTGGCGCTGATATCAGACCCATGGTCATCAGTCTCAAAAGCTAAGCGCAGTCCCTTTTCATCCGCGATTGGCTGGAGTTCGCCCATCACCTCTTGAATAATATGTCGCAGATCACAGATCGAGAAAGTAAGCGTCTTATAACCAGCATCGTAGCGATAGACCTCTAGCAATGTGTTGACCATTTGCAATAGACTATCGTTGCTACGAATCATCACGGCGATCGC is part of the Candidatus Obscuribacterales bacterium genome and harbors:
- a CDS encoding HAMP domain-containing sensor histidine kinase, which codes for AIAVMIRSNDSLLQMVNTLLEVYRYDAGYKTLTFSICDLRHIIQEVMGELQPIADEKGLRLAFETDDHGSDISAKVRGDRLELRRVFTNLIGNALKFTSQGQVVVQLAEQQISSMEQGEHVPSWIKVEVQDTGPGISPDDQQMIFERFRQGKGKRSGSGLGLYLSRRILEAHQGQISVVSEPGRGSVFSVQLPGVMPETAQSSRAYHSRYH